Genomic DNA from Gemmatimonadales bacterium:
TGACCCACCTCGTCGGTCCCGGATGGAACGTCATCGGCGCGGGGGAGCCCGGCGTTCCGGGCGTGGCAGGCGGGCACAACGGCGCCATGGCGTTCGGGTTCACCATCGTCGGCATGGATCAGCAGGACGTCTACGTCGAGAGGCTTGGTCCCTGCCCGCTGGCGTCGACCAGGCGGTGCTATTGGAATCGAGGCGAGTGGAAGCCGGTCCACGTCATCGTCGATACCATCCCGGTGCGCGGCGAGCGGGCGCGGGTCGTCAACTTGGAGTTCACCGAGCACGGTCCCATCGTCTCGGAGGATCGCAACGGAACGCGCGGCTTCGTGATTCGGTTCGTGGGCAGTGAACCTGGTACCGCCGGCTACCTGGCGCAGATCTCGATCAACCGTGCCAAGGACTGGAAGAGCTTCCGAGAGGCCGCCCATCGGTGGCGGTTGCCGACGGAAAACCTCGTCTACGCCGATACCAGTGGTACGATCGGCTGGATTGCCGCCGGGCTCAACCCGATTCGATCCTGGAGTGGCCTCCTCCCGGTTCCGGGCGACGGCCGTTTCGAGTGGGAAGGGTTCCTGCCGTTTGCCGAGCTACCGGAAAGCGTCAACCCGGCCAGCGGTATCATCGTCACCGCCAACCACAATATCCTGCCGGCCGGGTACCCGCATCAGCTCAACTATGACTGGGCCACACCGTACCGGGCGGATCGGATCACCCAGGAACTGGCCAGGCGCCGCAACTGGACCCGTCAGGCGTTCGAGACGCTGCAGCACGATGAGTATTCGCTGCCGGCGTCTGAACTGGTACCGGTACTCTTGCGAGCGGCAGAGCGGCGGCGCGCTCGAGGGCCCGAGCTCGATCTGATGAAGCGCTGGGACTTCGTGATGCGTCGCGATGACGCGGCGCCGCTCATCTACACCGCCTGGCTGCGCGATCTTGCCGCCGCGGTGTACCGCCCTCGCTTCGGCGATCGAACCCGGGAACGCGGCAGGGCGTACGACTTGCCCACGGTCATTCGTCTGGTGCGCTCTCCCGACCGTGTCTTCGGGGCCAACCCGGAAGCGGCTCGTGATTCGATGGTGCTTGCCGCCTTTGATCAGGCAGTTGCCAAAGTCCGGGCCGAAGTCGGAGGGGCCGCCTCGAGCTGGAGGTGGGGCGACCTGCATCAGGCCCATTTCCGTCATCCGCTGGCCAGCGCCTTCGACCTGCCATCGATCCGTCGTGGCGGCGACGACAACACCGTCAACATGACGGCGGGAAGCGGATGGACCCAATCGGCGGGCGCGTCCTACCGGGGCATCTTCGACCTTGCCGATCTCGACAACTCGGTTGCCACATCGGTACCCGGGCAGTCGGGGCAGCCGGGAAGTCCCTTCTACGGCAACCTGCTCGACCTCTGGGGTGAGGGGCGGTACTTCCCCTTGCTCTTCAGTCGCGCGGCGGTCGAGCAGGGAACCCGCTACCAGCTCTGGCTCGATCCGGCGCGTTAGGCGGAGCCTGCTACCGTGATAACGTCCGACGCTGTTTTCGGCCTGGTTGCCGCCGCCCTGGGCGGAACAGCCGTTGGATTCGAGCGGCAGTGGTCCGGGCACGCGGATGGTCCGGATGCCCATTTCGCCGGGATTCGCACCTTTACCATGCTGGGCTTCCTGGGCGGGCTTTCGGGCTGGCTCTGGCTGGAGGGGGCGGCCGTCCTGGCTGGGATTCTGCTTGCCGGTGTCGTGGCCTTTACGGTTGGTGCCTACATCGCGGCCAGCCGGCGCGACATCGATGGGACCACTGAAGCAGCTGCACTGATCGTGATCGCCGCCGGGATTCTCGCGGGGATGGGCAATGCCAAGGTGGCTGCCGGGATCATCGCGGTTCTGAGCGTCGTCCTGCTCGAGAAGTCACGGGTCCACACCTTCGTGTCGCGGATCGAGGGCGCCGAGCTCAAGGCCGGAGCGCGTTTTGCGGTCATGGCGCTCGTCATCCTGCCCCTGTTGCCGCAAGGTCCGTTCGGGCCATGGGGCGGGATTCGGCCGCGCGAACTCTGGCTGCTCGTCCTCTTCTTTACCGGCCTGAGCTTCTTCGGTCACCTGATGCGCCGCGCGGTTGGGGCCCATCGCGGCTATCTCATCAGCGGCCTCGCGGGTGGACTGGTGTCGTCCACCAACGTGACGTGGACCTTTGCGCGCCTCAGTCGGACCGAGCCGGCGTTCGGCCGTGCGCTGGCACTCGGTATCATCGGCGCCAACGCCATGCTGTACCCCCGAGTGCTGGCAGCGACGACCGTACTCAATCCCTCGCTGGTGCCGGCGTTGTTGCCGCTGCTGGCGGCGCCGGCCTTGCTTGCAGCCGGTGTGGTTGCGGTGGCCGCCTGGCGATCGCGGCCAGAGGAATCCGGCGCGTCGGACACGCAGCAAGCCCAAGCGGTTTCACGAGCCGATCGGAACCCGCTCCAACTCGCCAACGCGCTGCAGATGGCACTGTTGTTTCAGGCCGTTCTGCTGATCGTGCATGTGGCCGGCAATCGGTTCGGTCAGGCGGGACTGCTCGCCACTGCAGCGGTGCTTGGTCTCACCGATGTCGATGCGCTGACGATCTCGATGGCCCGCCAGGCGGCGCCGACCGTCTCGATCGAGATGGCGGCGCTCGCGCTGGCGGTCGGTGTTCTCTCCAACACGGCCCTCAAGACCGGACTGGTGATCCTCTTCGGTACGACGACCGTGCGCCTGATTGCCGGCGGAACCCTGCTTGCCATGATCGTTGCCGGCGCGGTCGCAATCTGGCTCAGGGCTTGAGGTAGCGTTCGAAAAACTCCGCGGTCGCTCGCCCGACGGTCAGCCAGTTCGCGTGTCGCATGAAATGGTGGGTGTCGTCGACGATGACGAGCGACTCGACGGTGACGCCCTGCCGATCGAGCCGCTGCACCAGGTCGGTGCTCTGGCTGAACAGCACGTTGCGGTCGTCGTCGGCATGGATCATCAGGACCGGTGAGGTCCAGGTCGAAACGCTCGACACCGGTGATGATTCCCAGGCAATCTTGGCCGCCAGGTCGGCATCGGGTGCGCGCTCGTAGCGGTCGGGACTGACCAGGTTCCGGGTTCGGTTGATGGTCCGATCGTGGACTCCGTGAATATCGACACCAGCCGCGAAGAGCTTCGAGTCGCGACCGAGTGCCATGGCAACCAGATAGCCGCCGTAGGATCCGCCATACACGCCGATTCGCTTCGGATCGACATTGGGTTGCGCGGCAAGCCACTCGCCTGCGGCCTTGATGTCGAGATACTCGGACGCGCCGTTGACCCCGGCACGCTCCGGCTGGTGGAACTCGTAGCCGTAGCCGATGCCGAGCCGGTAGTTGACCGAGAGTACCACGAATCCGCGGCTCGCCAGGTACTGGTTGGTCGCGTACGCGTTGGTGTAGTAATCGGAGTAGTGCCAGCCGAGCAGCATCTGACGCGGCGGGCCGCCGTGGATGTAAATCACGGCCGGCCGCCGGCCGGCGCCGGTCGTGGGCTCGAACAGCTGCGCATGCACTGCCACCCCGTCCGACGCTCGGTAGACCACCTGCTTGGGCGTCACCAGCCGTCCGGCCGGAAACGCGGCAGGGATTCGATCCGCACCGAGCAGACGCACCGCACCTCCGCTCAGGGGCATGACCGCCGGAAGCGGGGGGCGATCCGTTGTGGCACTGATGAAGGCGAGCGTGCCGTCGCCGGTCACGACGGGGCTCCACTCCAGGCCGGCGCCTGGCGTCACGACTTCCATCGCGGCCCGATCGACCGGCACCTTGACCACGTGCCGGCGATCGATGTCGAGTTTGTCCGGCCCGGTATTGCCCGCAAACACCATCCACTTCCGGTCCGGCGACATCTGGATGTGCTCGGCCATGAAGTTCCCAGGCGTGAGCAGGAGTGGTTCACCGCCGCCTTCCGGAAGGGAATAAAGGTGAGGCCAGCCGTCCTGGTACGACAGGAAGACGATGCGCCCCGCTGCCCAGTGAAGGTTGGTGCCGCCGTGAGTCGTCGGGACCGAGCCGCGCAGCGTTCGAGGGGCGGTCCAGAGCCGCGTCGCGACCTCCGGCTTGGCGAGGTCGACCGAGTAGAGTGACCAGGGCGAATGCCGCCGGACCAGGGCCGAATCGGGCGCGCCGCCCGCCCCGGGAACCCGAACGAAGGCCAGCTTGCGCCCATCTGGCGACCAGCGCGGCGATCGATCGCGCGCGTAGCCCGGCGCCACCCAGATGAGTGGGGTCCTTTCGTCTGTGTACACCCCGATGAACGCATGGCCGCCACGATTCGACACGAACGCCAGCCGGCTCCCGTCCGGCGACCAGACCGGCGAACCGTTCGAACCGCGCGCGGTGAAGAGCGCCTTGCCAGGTGCGGATCCATCGATCGGGGCGGCGTGGATCTGGTTGCCACGCAGATAGGCAACTCGGTCGCCGCGGGGTGAGATGACCGGACTCTCACCCTCACCAATTGCTTTGGGCTCTCCGCCGGCAAACGGTACCGCCCAGATCTGAACCCGAGTCGGCGTCGGGCTGAAGCTGGGGTTGACGGGGAGCGCGTCGTCCCAGTTCGAGCTGAAGTCGCCACCGCGGACGTAGACGACCCAGCGGCCATCCGGCGAGAGGCTCACGCTGGTGAGTTCCTGGCCGTCGTCCTGGTCGTAGCTCGTCAGCTTGCGCGGCGTGAAGGCCGGCCCCTCGGCCACGTAGATGTTGCGGAGTCCCTGTTCGTTGAGCGCCCAGGCAATCCGCGCCCCCGAGCTGGCGGCGGTCAGCTCGTTCGGAAACGGGTAGGAGCGGATCTGCTCCAGCGTGTACCGTTGCTGCGCAGCAGACGGCACGGCGCCGAGGAGCGTCATCAGGCATACGGCGCGGATGACAGGATGCATAGCGTACCTCCGGTAAAGATCAGCCCAGGACAACCGGCACCAGTAGACCGAGAACGAGAACGAGCACGATGATCGCAGCAATGTCGAGCAGGAACCCAGCCTTGGCCATGTTCCGCACGCTGACCTGCCCCGAACCGAATACGATGGTGTTCGGCGGCGTGGCCATCGGCAGCATGAAGCCGACGGATGCCGCGAAGGCCGCCACCATCATGAGGACGAGTGGCGGCTGGTCGAGGCTGCGCGCCAGGGCGACCGCAATCGGCATCATCATTGCCGCAACCGCCATGTTGGACGCAAGCTCACTCAGGATCACGACGATCACCGCCAAACCGAGATAGATCACGATCGGCGGCATCCCGGCAAGACCCGACAGCTGGCCGGTCAGCCAGTCGGTGACGCCATGTTTCTCGATGGCTGACGCGATGGAGAGACCGCCGCCAAAAAAGAGGAGGATGTCCCAGGGAATCCGTCGTGCCTCCTGCCAGGTCATCAGCGGGCGCACCTCGCCCTCCCGGGTCCGACCGGTCACAATGAACAGTGTCAGCGCCGCGCCGAGTGCGATCCCGGTGTCGGAGAGCATGGGGACCCACGCCACCAGTCCGGGAATCGTGACGCCGCCAATCACCTTGGTGTCCCTGAGGAACCAGGCCAGCGCCGTGATCACGAAGATGATCAGCACACGGGCCTCGCCGCCCCGAATCGGTCCGAGTGCGGCCAACCGCTGAGCCAGCATCTCGCGTGCGCCGCTTCCCAGGTCTGCCGTGCTGCGGAAGCAGACAAATGAAAGCAGAAACCAGCAGACCGGCGTCAACAGGATGACAATCGGCCCGCCCAGCATCATGAACTCGGCAAACGTGACGCTTTCGCCGACGAGCTCTCGCATCGCTCCGACGGCAACCAGGTTGGGAGGCGTGCTGATCATTGTACCCATGCCGCCGATCGACGCGGCGTACGCCACGCCGAGCATCAGAGCGGTTCGGGTCTTGTCTCCCTCGGTGCCACTCGGATAGAGGGCGCCGACGGCCAGGGCAATCGGGTACATCATTGCCGCCGTGGCGGTGTTGGAAATCCAGACCGAGATGAACGTGGTGGCCAGCATGATGCCGAGCACGGCGCGACGGCTGGTCAGCCCGACGGTCAGCACCAGCTGGTAGGCGAGCCGAACATGGCTCTGCCAGTACTCGAGCGCGGCGGCCAGGAAGAAACCGCCCATGAAGAGGAACACGAGTTCGTTGGCGTAGGGTGCGGCTGCCTCACGAGTTCCCGCAATGCCGAGCAGCGGAAACAGCAGGATCGGCAGCAGCGACGTGGCCACGATCGGCATCGTCTCGGTGATGAGCCAGGTCATGACCCACGCGGTAATGCCCAGCGTCTTGCGACCCTCGGGGGTCAGCTCAGACGGTCCGAGCCAGAGAATCAGTACGAACAGCAACGGCCCGGCAACCTGGGCGACCAGCTTGGGGTTGAGTCGTTTCATGGGCCTCGGGAATCCGTACTGAGAGCGACGGGACGGGGCCGCAAATATGGCCCGGGGATCGCGGTTTCGTCCATTGCCGACTTGTGCATCCGCCCACCGGCGGCCAAAATCAAGTCACTCGCGAGGGGTATCGCCTCGGTGGCACCCAAACTGCTCGATGCGGAACGTACTATGCGGCCTCTGACTCGAACTGCGCTTGCGCTCACCGTTGGCCTTGCGGTCGGTGGTGCCATCGGGTTTGGGGTCGGCGAGTACCGGCAACGCACCAAGGCAACCGCAGTAACGACGGCGCAGGTCTTCAATCACGTCTTCAACACCATCCGGGCCGATTTCGTCGATTCGTTGTCCGATGCCGAGCTGTACACCAAGGCGGCGCAAGGCATTGTCAGCACCCTGGGCGACCCCTACTCGGCGTTTCTCGGCCCGGCCGACTACCGGGCCTATCGCGACATGCTGCGGGGGCAGGGCAACACGTACGGCGTCTCGATGCAAATGGGCCTGACCGGGCTTCGGATCACCTCGGTCTCGCCCAACACAGCAGCAGAGCGAGCTGGTCTGGTGGTCGGCGACTACGTCGAGCTCGTTCGTGGCGCGTCGCCAGTGGGCTGGACGCCGGCCGACATCGCGACGGCGCTCAGGGCGGACAGCACAACCCTTCGGCTGCTGGTTCGGGCGCCGGCCGACAGCGTCGGGAGCGAGGTCGAACTGGCGGCGGAGTCTGCGCGGCTACCGGCCGTCGGGCCGGTGGTTCGTCTCAGCGACTCGGTGGGGTACCTTGCGCTGCGTACGGTATCGGACCGGGCCGGCAAGGAGCTCGAAGACGCACTCGATGCTCTCGACCCGGCGACGCTGCGCGGGCTGGTGCTCGATCTCCGCGGCAACACCGGGGGGCGTCTCGACCAGGCCATTGCCATTGCCAACACGTTCCTCGACCCGGGCCAGCGAATCGGCGAGGTGGCGAAGCGGCGACTCCGCTGGGGCTATGAGTCGCGCGATCCGGCTCGGTATCCGACCCTGCAGCTCGTCCTGCTGGTCGATCGGCGTACCGCCAGCTCGGCCGAGATCGTGGCGGCCGCGCTGCGGGACAACGAACGCGCAACCCTGGTGGGCGAGCGGACCTTCGGCAAGGGCCTGATCCAGACCACCATATCGTTAGGCGATAGCATCGGACTCCGCCTCACGACCGGCCGTTGGCAGGGTCCCGGCGGTCGACTGATTGCCGGGGGCCTGACGCCCGATTCCGCCGTGGTCCAGAGCGAATGGGAAAGGTCGCTTCGACGGTCGCTGGCCGGCCGGTCGGCCGTGGTCAGCGATGTTCTCGAGGGGCTGGTCCGACGCCGGATCAAAGCCGGCATCGGACCTGAGGCCGTCTCGCTCAGCCGGACCGAGCAGGACGAGATCCGGGCCCGGATCCGCCAGGTCGGCCTGCCGCTGTCCCGGCAAACCATCCGGGCCCATCTGCCCATCTTTGAGCGCGAGGTCGCCCGCCAACTCGCGGGCGCCAGTCGCGACCCGCAGCTTGCGATTCGTTATGCCCTGCTGGCCGACCCGGTTGTCACGGCGGGGATGGCAGTTCTTCGGTAACCGTTTCCACCTGAAACATAGCTCGCGATGCGACCGTAGGCCGCCTCAGTCCCGAGCCCCCCTGAACTCACCGACTCGCGAGGTGGCGCGTGTTGTATTGGCAGGATATCCGGTACGCCGTCCGAACACTCCAAAAATCTCCCTGGTTCACGGCTCTCACGGTGGCTGTGCTGGGTGGCGGTCTTGGGATCGCGATCTTCACGTTTTCGTTCCTCTACACGGCCATGGTTCGGCCCCTCCCGGTCGAGGGTGGGGGGTCGATCGTCCGGGTTCAATTCGAGTCTGACGGTCGCACCCGAGGTGTCGATGCGGCCGACCTGGTGGCGATCCGTTCGCAACTGACCTCGGTAGACCAGCTCGGCGCGTTTGTGACCCGGGAGCTGGTGGTCGGCGAGGGTGACAGCCGCCAGGTGATCGCGGCAACCGCAACCGAATGGAACCTGTTCGACCTGACGCGGACCCCGCCGGCTCGAGGCCGAGCGTTACAGCCGAGTGATCATGACCCGGGGGCTGAGCCGGTTGCGGTCCTGAGCGATTGGACCTGGCGGACGGTGTTTGGGGCGGATCCTGACATGCTTGACAGTCAGGTTCGTCTCAACGGCGTCCCGACCAGAGTCGTAGGCATCGCGCCGCCCGGTTTCGGATTTCCGGTGGCGACTCGGGCCTGGGTGCCGCTGGAGAGTGAGCTGCTGCGCGGCACGGTGGCCAATGGTCGCCTGCTCGACGTGTATGCGAAGCTGGCACCAGGCGGTACACCCGCGGCCCTCGAGGCGGAACTGGCGGTGGTCGTAGCTCGGGTCCAGGCTGATCGTCCGGATCGTGCCGCGTTGCCGCCGTCGCTGCCGTTGGTTCGGTCGTTTCCGATGGCCCAGATGGGTAGCGAAGGTCCGTTGTTCTATGTCATCCTGCACCTGCTCGCGGGCATGATTCTGCTCCTGGCCTGTACCAACGTGATCAACCTGCTGCTGGCGCGCGCCAACGAACGGGTTCGTGAGACGGCGGTTCGGTTGGCGCTCGGTGCGCCTCGCGGACGCCTAATCGTTCAAAGCATGTGGGAAACGGTCCTCCTCTGTGTGGTTGGGGGTGTCCTTGCCACGGGTGTCGCGGCGTTAGGCTTGACGGTAGTGAACGATTGGGCCCATGCCCGGCTCGTGGGCAACCTGGCCTTCTGGTGGGTCTGGGCGCCAGACCTCACGACCCTCGCGGCCGCCGGGGTGCTGGTGACGGCGGTGATTGCCCTTTTGGGCACCGTCGTGGCTGGTCGGGTGACCAGTACGCGCCTCAATGCCGTGCTGCAGGATGGCACGATTTCGGGTGGGTCTCGGCGCGAGGGACGGGTGGCGCGCTACCTCGTCATCGGGCAGATCGCGACCGTATCCTCCCTGCTCTTCTTCGGACTGATGTCGGGTCTCGTCGCGAGCCGGGTCGTTAACGTCGACTTCGGCTACGATACTGAGCGCCTGGTACAGACCTGGGTCGATGACCGGGATGTCCCGATCGAAGCTCGTCCGATGTTCCGTCGGTCGTTGCTCGACCTTCTCGAGCAGCAGTCAGAGGCCGAGGCGCCCGTGTTCCGTGCCGACCTGGCCGACATGACGGCGCCAGCGGGCAAGTTCATGATCCGTGGCCAGGAAGGGGCGCGGGCCGAGGATCTGCCACGGGCCTTCGTTCGAGCGGTCCAGGGTGCGCACCCGACCGCTGGGGTCGACGTGCTCATGGGTCGGGGTTTCGACGCGCGTGACAGCGAAGCAGGAGTTGCGGTTGCCATCGTCAGCCAGGCGGTCGCAGCGCAATGGTGGCCAGGCCGGTCGCCGATCGGAGAGGAAATCCGGCTCACGGGACTGGCCGACTCGCTGGTCTGGCGCACCGTCGTCGGTGTGGCACGGGACATTCCGATGGGGAACTTCCTGGCGCGAAACCGCAGCTCACTGGCCGTGTACCTGCCGCTCGAGCAGGCCGACGCGCCGTATCCGACCCTCGCGTTCCGACACGTTGGTGGAGAAGCTGCTGCGCACGCAGCCCTGCATCGCGCCGTCACGACGCTGGATCCCACCCGGATGCCTGCATCCCTCCAGGGAATGGATGACGTCATCGAGAAGACCACGGCGCTGACTCGTGGGACGGCAATACTCTTCGGTACGTGCTTTGGCTTTGCAATGCTCCTCGCGGCGAGTGGCATCTACGGTCTGGCCGCGCGATCGATTGGACAGCGAACGCGGGAAATCGGGGTTCGGCGGGCGG
This window encodes:
- a CDS encoding ABC transporter permease; amino-acid sequence: MLYWQDIRYAVRTLQKSPWFTALTVAVLGGGLGIAIFTFSFLYTAMVRPLPVEGGGSIVRVQFESDGRTRGVDAADLVAIRSQLTSVDQLGAFVTRELVVGEGDSRQVIAATATEWNLFDLTRTPPARGRALQPSDHDPGAEPVAVLSDWTWRTVFGADPDMLDSQVRLNGVPTRVVGIAPPGFGFPVATRAWVPLESELLRGTVANGRLLDVYAKLAPGGTPAALEAELAVVVARVQADRPDRAALPPSLPLVRSFPMAQMGSEGPLFYVILHLLAGMILLLACTNVINLLLARANERVRETAVRLALGAPRGRLIVQSMWETVLLCVVGGVLATGVAALGLTVVNDWAHARLVGNLAFWWVWAPDLTTLAAAGVLVTAVIALLGTVVAGRVTSTRLNAVLQDGTISGGSRREGRVARYLVIGQIATVSSLLFFGLMSGLVASRVVNVDFGYDTERLVQTWVDDRDVPIEARPMFRRSLLDLLEQQSEAEAPVFRADLADMTAPAGKFMIRGQEGARAEDLPRAFVRAVQGAHPTAGVDVLMGRGFDARDSEAGVAVAIVSQAVAAQWWPGRSPIGEEIRLTGLADSLVWRTVVGVARDIPMGNFLARNRSSLAVYLPLEQADAPYPTLAFRHVGGEAAAHAALHRAVTTLDPTRMPASLQGMDDVIEKTTALTRGTAILFGTCFGFAMLLAASGIYGLAARSIGQRTREIGVRRAVGADDRRILALLLGQSARQLGIGAVLALPLLLGTAWLFARTLPIGLVEGALAAIGVAVAIAGVVLAATWIPARRAVRIEPRDALWQG
- a CDS encoding MgtC/SapB family protein, whose amino-acid sequence is MITSDAVFGLVAAALGGTAVGFERQWSGHADGPDAHFAGIRTFTMLGFLGGLSGWLWLEGAAVLAGILLAGVVAFTVGAYIAASRRDIDGTTEAAALIVIAAGILAGMGNAKVAAGIIAVLSVVLLEKSRVHTFVSRIEGAELKAGARFAVMALVILPLLPQGPFGPWGGIRPRELWLLVLFFTGLSFFGHLMRRAVGAHRGYLISGLAGGLVSSTNVTWTFARLSRTEPAFGRALALGIIGANAMLYPRVLAATTVLNPSLVPALLPLLAAPALLAAGVVAVAAWRSRPEESGASDTQQAQAVSRADRNPLQLANALQMALLFQAVLLIVHVAGNRFGQAGLLATAAVLGLTDVDALTISMARQAAPTVSIEMAALALAVGVLSNTALKTGLVILFGTTTVRLIAGGTLLAMIVAGAVAIWLRA
- a CDS encoding PDZ domain-containing protein, with amino-acid sequence MRPLTRTALALTVGLAVGGAIGFGVGEYRQRTKATAVTTAQVFNHVFNTIRADFVDSLSDAELYTKAAQGIVSTLGDPYSAFLGPADYRAYRDMLRGQGNTYGVSMQMGLTGLRITSVSPNTAAERAGLVVGDYVELVRGASPVGWTPADIATALRADSTTLRLLVRAPADSVGSEVELAAESARLPAVGPVVRLSDSVGYLALRTVSDRAGKELEDALDALDPATLRGLVLDLRGNTGGRLDQAIAIANTFLDPGQRIGEVAKRRLRWGYESRDPARYPTLQLVLLVDRRTASSAEIVAAALRDNERATLVGERTFGKGLIQTTISLGDSIGLRLTTGRWQGPGGRLIAGGLTPDSAVVQSEWERSLRRSLAGRSAVVSDVLEGLVRRRIKAGIGPEAVSLSRTEQDEIRARIRQVGLPLSRQTIRAHLPIFEREVARQLAGASRDPQLAIRYALLADPVVTAGMAVLR
- a CDS encoding S9 family peptidase, whose protein sequence is MHPVIRAVCLMTLLGAVPSAAQQRYTLEQIRSYPFPNELTAASSGARIAWALNEQGLRNIYVAEGPAFTPRKLTSYDQDDGQELTSVSLSPDGRWVVYVRGGDFSSNWDDALPVNPSFSPTPTRVQIWAVPFAGGEPKAIGEGESPVISPRGDRVAYLRGNQIHAAPIDGSAPGKALFTARGSNGSPVWSPDGSRLAFVSNRGGHAFIGVYTDERTPLIWVAPGYARDRSPRWSPDGRKLAFVRVPGAGGAPDSALVRRHSPWSLYSVDLAKPEVATRLWTAPRTLRGSVPTTHGGTNLHWAAGRIVFLSYQDGWPHLYSLPEGGGEPLLLTPGNFMAEHIQMSPDRKWMVFAGNTGPDKLDIDRRHVVKVPVDRAAMEVVTPGAGLEWSPVVTGDGTLAFISATTDRPPLPAVMPLSGGAVRLLGADRIPAAFPAGRLVTPKQVVYRASDGVAVHAQLFEPTTGAGRRPAVIYIHGGPPRQMLLGWHYSDYYTNAYATNQYLASRGFVVLSVNYRLGIGYGYEFHQPERAGVNGASEYLDIKAAGEWLAAQPNVDPKRIGVYGGSYGGYLVAMALGRDSKLFAAGVDIHGVHDRTINRTRNLVSPDRYERAPDADLAAKIAWESSPVSSVSTWTSPVLMIHADDDRNVLFSQSTDLVQRLDRQGVTVESLVIVDDTHHFMRHANWLTVGRATAEFFERYLKP
- a CDS encoding penicillin acylase family protein is translated as MMKQRISLLTLVLAILGTAPALGQATLAEAKRRLSQIEGRIPIAGLDSAVEVRRDQWGVPHIYARTVSDLFFAQGFVAAQDRLWQMEIWRRQGDGLLAEVLGPELVERDRFARLLKYRGDMEAEWTSYAPDTKEIVRAFVAGVNAQIRLVRDNPPIEFALQGFRPEPWGEHVPLQRMAALAMTGNALVEVDRARLLNEIEQATLEALFPLDPSRKLDPVPDFDLTGISVRSLGAAAAAYTGVPFQRFDGSNNWVVSGARTRTGKPLLANDPHRAVTLPALRYLTHLVGPGWNVIGAGEPGVPGVAGGHNGAMAFGFTIVGMDQQDVYVERLGPCPLASTRRCYWNRGEWKPVHVIVDTIPVRGERARVVNLEFTEHGPIVSEDRNGTRGFVIRFVGSEPGTAGYLAQISINRAKDWKSFREAAHRWRLPTENLVYADTSGTIGWIAAGLNPIRSWSGLLPVPGDGRFEWEGFLPFAELPESVNPASGIIVTANHNILPAGYPHQLNYDWATPYRADRITQELARRRNWTRQAFETLQHDEYSLPASELVPVLLRAAERRRARGPELDLMKRWDFVMRRDDAAPLIYTAWLRDLAAAVYRPRFGDRTRERGRAYDLPTVIRLVRSPDRVFGANPEAARDSMVLAAFDQAVAKVRAEVGGAASSWRWGDLHQAHFRHPLASAFDLPSIRRGGDDNTVNMTAGSGWTQSAGASYRGIFDLADLDNSVATSVPGQSGQPGSPFYGNLLDLWGEGRYFPLLFSRAAVEQGTRYQLWLDPAR
- a CDS encoding SLC13/DASS family transporter, whose translation is MKRLNPKLVAQVAGPLLFVLILWLGPSELTPEGRKTLGITAWVMTWLITETMPIVATSLLPILLFPLLGIAGTREAAAPYANELVFLFMGGFFLAAALEYWQSHVRLAYQLVLTVGLTSRRAVLGIMLATTFISVWISNTATAAMMYPIALAVGALYPSGTEGDKTRTALMLGVAYAASIGGMGTMISTPPNLVAVGAMRELVGESVTFAEFMMLGGPIVILLTPVCWFLLSFVCFRSTADLGSGAREMLAQRLAALGPIRGGEARVLIIFVITALAWFLRDTKVIGGVTIPGLVAWVPMLSDTGIALGAALTLFIVTGRTREGEVRPLMTWQEARRIPWDILLFFGGGLSIASAIEKHGVTDWLTGQLSGLAGMPPIVIYLGLAVIVVILSELASNMAVAAMMMPIAVALARSLDQPPLVLMMVAAFAASVGFMLPMATPPNTIVFGSGQVSVRNMAKAGFLLDIAAIIVLVLVLGLLVPVVLG